CGGATTGGTCCGCTTGCGGATGGCTTGACGACCTAAGTAGCTGTAAACCTTCTGTTCGGCGTTGTCGCGAATGGTGCAGGTGTTGTACAGAACGAGATCAGCGTCGAGTTCAGCATCGGCTTCCTGGTAGCCCATGGTTTCCAGGATTCCTGCCATCCGCTCCGAATCGGCCTTGTTCATCTGGCAGCCAAACGTGGTGATCCAGTAGCTGCCGCGTTGCTGCTCGTCCCGAGTGGAGGATGCAGGGGTCTTGGCAAGACTGGGGTTGACGGGACTGGAGAGGGCCAAAGCGGGTGGCGATCCTGGAGACCGACGACGGTGAAATCTTCTTTTAGTGTGGGCCACGGCCAGCTTGTGCCAGCTTGGGGATTGGCGTATTCGGGCGATGGGCTGGTCTCTTCGGCGCTTTTCTCTCACAAAAGCGGTACCTCTCGCGATTAGCCGCGGAACCACTGCCCAGGTGGAGCACCTCGAGCTCACCTTCAGCATGGATGGCTATAGCGGCCGCGGCGAAACGGGGGGATTTGATACGGGGCATCGGGCCTTCAGCACCGATCAGCTGGCCTTGGAGCTTGAGGCTTTGCTGCCAAAACTGGGCGATGTGGACCCTGCTGATCGCCAGCAACTCGCTCCTTTGCTGCAGCCGTTGTCGCCCCCGGCTCGTTGTGCGGTGGATCTCGCCCTTTGGGATTGGTGGGGCCAACGGCTCGAACAACCGGTTTGGCGCCTGTTCGGTCTCGATGGCCATCGCCCTGTGGCCACCAGCGTGACCTTGGGGCTTGGTTCGGTCGATGCCGTTCTCAGCCGCCTTCAGCGTTGGTGGCGGCAGCTACCTGCAACACGCATCAAGCTCAAACTTGGCAGTGCTGATGGCTGCGATCACGATCGAGCGTTGTTGGAGGCCGTGGCCCAGGCCCTGCAGGAGCAGGCCCAACAGCAGCAGCAGCCGATGGAGCTTCAAGTGGATGCCAACGGGGGCTGGAGTCTTGATCAGGCAAAGGCGATGCAGACATCCCTGCACCAGGCAGGGGTGGTGTTGCTGGAGCAGCCGATGGCGGCCTTGCTCGATCCCGATCGAGATACGGCTGCTTTTGCGGCGCTCAAGCCCCATTGCGCCATGGCCCTTGTGGCCGATGAAAGCTGTTGGGATTTACAGGATTTGTTGCGCCTTGCCCCCCACGTGGATGGGGTGAATCTCAAGTTGCTGAAAAGTGGCGGGCTCAGTGAGGCGTGGTTGATGGCTCAGGTGGCTCAGCGCTTGGATCTGAATCTGATGATTGGCTGTTATTCCGACAGCGTCTTGCTCAATGGGGCGGCCGCCCAGCTGCTGCCCTTGATCCGCTGGCCCGATCTCGACAGCCATCTCAATCTTGTGGATGACCCCTATCAGGGGCTCGATCTCGTAGGAGATCAACTGCGAGCGCCAGCGGCGGCTGGGTTGGGGATCAGCCGCGCCTCATGACAACAAGCACGTCCTCTTATACCTGTTCTTAAAGCCGCGTTTTAAACCCCTCACTTGTGCGTTGTTGCTGCAAAGTCTTGCTAAAGGCTTAAGCAAGAGTTGGCAGCTTTGTTCTGCTCAACTCTGGTCGTCATGGCAACGGAATTGGCGTGAATCAGCACTGTCCTGAGGGGTTTGAACAGTTGCCTGTGCTGCTTCTTCAGCACGGTGGTCTGTCGTCCCTCACCGGCAAGACAGGCCTTGCCATGTTGCGCCATCGACGGGGGCCGATCGCAGCGGTCATTGACCCTGACCATGCCAACGGTTCCCTTGAAAAGATCACAGGGATTGCGCGCAAGGTGCCGATTGTGGGCGACCTGGCTGCGGCCTTGCCTTATGGCCCCGCGGTTGCCGTGGTGGGCTTGGCTCCCTCCGGTGGAGTGTTGCCCGGCCCGGTGCGACGGGATGCCTTGGCCGCGCTGCAGGCCGGGTTAAGCCTGGCCAGTGGTTTGCACACGCAGTTGGCAGAGGATCCGGACTTCAAGGCGGCCTGTCATGCCGGCCAATGGATCTGGGATTTACGCCAGGAGCCCCCCAGCGTGCAGGTGGGTCAGGCACGCGCTGCCGCGCTTTCCTGCCAGCGCGTTTTAGCCGTGGGAACCGATATGGCGGTGGGAAAGATGAGTGCCTGTTTGGCCCTTCAAGCGGCGGCAGAACGCCAGACGCTGGAGTGCCGTTTTGTGGGAACCGGTCAGGCTGGAATTTTGATCAGCGGTCGCGGTGTGCCTTTAGATGCGGTGCGGGTGGACTATGCGGCCGGTGCGGTTGAAGCGGCTGTTCTTGAAGCCGGGTTGGGGTTGTCAGCACAGGATTTGTTGGTGGTGGAAGGGCAAGGTTCCCTCTGTCACCCCGGCTCGAGTGCCACGCTTCCCTTGATGCGCGGCAGTCAGCCAACGGCGTTGCTGATGGTGCATCGGGCGTGTCAGTCCACGATCGGGCGTTTGCCTGAGGTGCTCCTGCCCCCGTTGAAGGAGTGCATCAGCCTTTGTGAGTCGTTGGCGGCGGTCGCCCGCCCGCAAGGCTCAGGCCCCCCACCGAAAGTCCAAGCCGTTGCTCTCAACACAGCTGAGTTATCGCCAGAGGAGGCGCAGAGATCGATCGAGTCTTGTCAAGACGCTCTAGGGCTTCCCTGTGATGACCCCATCCGCAATCGTGCAGACGGCCTTCTCAAGGTCTTCCTTAATCGTTGAGGGCGGATGAGGGGATTCGAACCCCCGGATGGCGGCACCACAAGCCGCTGCCTTAACCACTTGGCGACACCCGCCGTGTCAGGTAAGAATCTACCAATTCACCCAAACCCTTCTGGAGACGCTCATCGGCCCTTTCCGCAAGCCATCGGCCAATGCAGTGGCCGCCGTACTGGCATTCGCCGCTTCTGGCGTGGCACTCGCCCTATCCAACCCCTCCTCAGAAGAGTTCAAGAGCTATGCAGGAGCTCAACTCGTCTCCGTGATCAGCGACGAGTTATGTGGCGGTGCACTGCCGATGGTGCTGCAGCTTTGGGTTAAAGATTGCCCCCGCTTGATTCGTGATCAGGAGCCTGCGTTGGCGGAGCTTGCGGGTCAATTCAGCCGTCGTCTCAACCTTGGCCTGGCCAGCATCTACACCACCGAGCTTGGTGGACAGGACTTACTCCCCGCCTTGCGACTTCCTGAGTATTCGGTCACGACCCTCGCAATCGCCGGGCAATTTGTCATCCTTCAATCCAGCAGTGACGACGGCAAGATCGAATGATTCCTCGTTTTGGAGATGGCACGCTCCGTGCCTGGATTCCAAGGGGATTGGTCGAACTGGATCATGAGGGCGTTGGGACGCCAGCGCCGATCACGCGCGCCGATGGCCTATGTGCTGTGCAGGTGTTCTGGCGTGACGGACGGATTGTGCAAGTGCAGCCGCTTGTTGACGGGGCAGCGGAACCGGAGGGGATGTTGCTTCCCCGTCTGTTGGAACCGCATGCACATCTTGATAAAGCGTTCAGCTGGAGCGGCTACCCCAACCTCAGGGGCACCTACGCCGGAGCGATGGCGGCCAATCTCAGAGAACATCAGAGCCGAACTCTGGAGGTGGTTCAAGAGCGCTTTGAGCACGCCATGTCATTGGTTTGGCGCCATGGTCTGCGCGCTGTGCGCACCCATATCGACAGCCTTGGGCCTGGAGCTGCGTGCAGCTGGGACGCCATTCTTGAGGGTGCTTCTCGTTGGCAAGATCGGGTCATGGTTCAGCCGGTGGCGCTGGTTCCGGTCGAGCATTGGGGCAGCAAAGAAGGACGACAGCTGGCGGCTCGGGTGGCTGCGGCCGGTGGGTTGCTGGGTGGTGTGATCAGCCCCCCCTGCTCGGGGCGTGCGCCTCGCCAGGCGCTCCGCAACCTTTTGGCGCTTGCTGATCGGCATGGATGCGGGGTGGATTTGCATATCGATGAAGCCAGTTCTGAGCCTGCTGCCGGCTTGTTTCAACTGATGCGCGTGCTCAAGCGGACGACCGTTTCCGTGCCGATCACCTGTAGCCATGCCAGCAGCCTGTCGCTCCTAAGAGCCCCTGTCTTGCAGCGGCTTGCTGAACGGATGGCACATCACAACGTTCAAGTGGTGGCTCTCCCCCTAACCAATGGCTGGTTACTGGGTCGGCAGGATTTCGCGACGCCTCTGCGGCGACCCTTGGCTCCGATTCGTCAGTTGCAGCGGGCGGGTGTGTGTGTGGCTGTCGGCGGTGACAACGTGCAGGATCCATGGTTCCCGGCTGGCAACTTTGACCCTTTGGCGTTGATCGCAGCGAGCTTGGCCCAGGCCCAGCTGGCGCCTTGGGAGCGCTTGGGGCTTTCGCCCTTCACAACGGCGGCGGCCCGATTGATGCAGATGGAGTGGGATGGGGTGATCCGGGCGGGTGCCCCTGCTGATGCGATGCAGCTCTCCGTTCAAAGCTGGGCGGAAGCCTTGGCGGCACCTCCGCAGCGCCGGCTGTTGGTGCGTGGGGTGTGGGTGCAGGATTAAAGCTAAGGACGACCTTCACCCCCTTTCATCCCCGTTCACCACAACGGTTTCCTTGAGCAATAGCCTCTCTCTCACTCCAAGCCAGTCCTGAATCGCCATGGGTTTCGATGCTTTGCACCACGAGCTGGCAGCCATTGCCGATCTCAGCTTGCTGATCAGCCCAGCGGATTTAGGTCGCTATTCCCGCGACGCCTACGACTACTCACCGGTGCTGCGGGAACAGCTCAGCCAATGCCGTGCCGATCTTGTTGCCAGTGCAGCTTCCGTGCAGGCGGTGCAAGCGGTGGCCGCGGCCTGCCATCGCCATGGCGTGCCCTTGACCTTGCGTGGAGCGGGAACGGGAAATTACGGCCAAAGCGTGCCCCTGAAAGGGGGCGTGGTGCTCTTGATGGATGCTTTGCGCGAGGTGCGTTCCATCGATCCGGTTTCGGGAGTGTTGACGGTGGAATGCGGTTGTTTAATGCGTGACCTCGACCGCGCCTTGGCCGTTCATGGCCGGCAGTTAAGGCTGTTTCCAAGCACCTGGCGCAGTGCCACGATCGGCGGCTTTATCGGCGGCGGATCCGGGGGGATCGGTTCGGTGCGCTGGGGATTTTTGCGCGATCCTGGCCACCTCCTCGGCCTGGAGGTGGTGACGATGGAGGTCTCGCCACGGCTGTTGCAACTGGAAGCCGCGGAGGCGGAAGCCTTGAATCACGCCTATGGCACCAATGGCATCATCACGGCGCTCACCCTCTCCTCGGCGGCGCGGGTGGCGTGGCATGAGGTTGTGGTGGACTGTGCCGACTGGACGACGGCGGTGGAGCTGGCCCAGCGTTGCGGTCGAGCGGCCGTTGAGTTGAACCTCTGCACTGTATTGCAGGCGTCCATCGTCGAGCATCTGCCGTCGTGGAGTGGTTCCCCGCGGGGACAGCACCGGCTGCTGCTGTTAGTTGCCCCCGATGGGGTGAGCACGATTGAACGCCTGGCGCGCTCTGTTCAGGCGGAGATGCACGTGCTTGGCCAAGAGGACGACCATCAGGGCAATGGTCTGCGGGAGTTGAGCTGGAATCACACAACCCTGCATCTGCGCAATCACGATCCGAATTGGACCTATCTGCAGATGCTTTTGCCCCAGCCTGAACTGGGCTGCATGGAGGTGCTCCAGAAGCGCTGGGGAGATGATCTCGTGTGGCATCTCGAGGCCGTGCGTCAGCAGGGGGCCTTTCGATTGGCGGCTCTGCCATTGGTCTACTGGAGAGGGGCGCAGGCTCTTCAGGATTTAATCGATGACTGTCTGGCCCAGGGGGCGTTTGTGTTCAACCCCCATGTGATCACCGTGGAGGGAGGCGGCCTGGGTGTGATTGATGGCGATCAGGTCGCAGCGAAGCACCGCCACGATCCTGATGGCTTGCTCAACCCGGGAAAGCTTGGTGGTTTTCCCGCATGATCAGCAGTCCAGGCTGTCGCGGGTGGCGACACCGCTGCTGGGATTGACGCCATCAGCGTCCTGACAGAGGCGGCGCTGATCTTCCCGATCCAACAAGGCATCCGTGAAATCAGCCCCTTCGATGTCTGCGCCGGCAAAGCTGCTCCCGGCCGCAATCACGCCCTGGAGCAAGGCATCGCGAAGATCCGTTTTGGAGAAATCGGCACGATCCATCAGTGCATCACTGAGATTGGCACCATGGAAATTCGCTTCTGGGAATTCCGCTTGCGTAAAGATTGTTCCCTGCAGGTTGGCGTCGCTGAAATCAGCACCCCTGCCCGTCGCACCGGCGAAGGATGTATTGACGAGGTTCTGACCGTGGAAGTCACCGCCACTCTGGTTGGTCAGGGTGTAATCCACCCGCTCTTGAAAGAGCGCTCGATCCTGAAGCCCCACACCGGTGGAGGTGTCGAGAGCAATCACAGGGAAAGGCAGAGCTGTCATGAGCGCCAGGAGAGCTAGCGCGAAGAGGGAGCCCAGAATCTGGTGGCGCATGACGGGTGCATCAAAAGCTGACCTCACTCTGCCGTTCCTCCGTTCGTTCTGAAGCGAGCCCTGAACTTCTAGGCCTCTTTCAGCACCCCTTCCGCCAACAACGCGCCAATCAAATACAAGGAGCCTGCAATCACAGGCGTTGGCATCGGCCTGTTTGCAGTCTTCTTCGAAAGGCTGATGAGCACGTTCTCCACGCTTGAGGCGCTCCTCAGTTGCTGCGCATGCCTTGGGCAGATCTCGTTCAACATGTCGGCTGTCCAGCTCAGATGCCCTGGCACCGGCACGATCCAGGCTTCATCGTCTGGCTCCAGCAACAGGTTGAGCATCTCTGGGGCTTGCTTGTGGCGTTGAATGCCAAGAATCCAGATCTGCTGATGCCCTGGCTGGCTCCAGCCACCACGCTCGAGCGCGAGCTGCTGAGCCGCATCGGGGTTGTGGGCCCCATCCACACGCACAGAGTGGTGCTTCCACTGCAGTGTTTGAAGCCGACCAGGCCAACGGGCTTGGGCCAGCCCCTGCCGGATCTGCGCCTCTGAAATCGAGCTGCCAAGGGCATTCATGCGTCGCAGCGCTGCACGGGCCACGGCTCCGTTTCGCCGTTGCAGGTGTCCAGCTAACCCCAGTTCCCAGTCCTCTGATAGGGGCTCCACCCACTCCAGGGTTGCGCCCATCTCTTGGCTGCGTTCCTCCAAGACCTGGGCGACCGCCTCGTGTTGAGGGGCACTGACCACGTGGGCCCCAGGGCCGATCACCGCTGCTTTTTCGCTGCTGATCGCCGTTAAGGAGTGCCCGAGATGCTCGCAGTGATCCATGCCGATCGAGCCAATGGCGATCAGAGGTCGATTGGGATGGGCCGTTGTGGCATCCAGCCGCCCTCCAAGACCTGCTTCCAGGACGAGCCAATCGAGGGCGTTGGCTTCAAAGTGGACCAAGGCCGCGGTGATCAGCTGCTCGAACGGGGTCAGGTTGTGCTGCCGCGCCAACGCTTGGAGTTGTTTTAAACGTTGGCGCAGTTGGGGGAGTTCGATCGGCTGCTTATTGATGCAAATCCGCTCACACCAACTGATCAGATGGGGAGAGGTGGTGAGGCCAGAGTTCAAACCTGCTGCTGTCAGGCCGCTGTGAATCATGCAGGCGATCGAGCCTTTGCCATTGGTGCCCACCACCTGAACGGCGGGAACATCAACGCAGGGGTTGGCTAAATCAGACAGTGCCCTTTGCATTCGCTCAAGGGATAGATCCATGCCCCGCTGCTCAAAGGGGGAGATCAGGTCCGCTAACTCATCGATGGGATCAGCCTTGGAGCGGGTCACGCGTTCAACTGTTCCAGCGTGCGTTCCAGGCGGGAGAGCAGCGCCTTCACCTCCCGGCGATCGATCACGAGGGGAGGAACCATCCGCACCACTTTCGCTCCAGCTGGAACGAGCAACAGTTTTTGCGCTAACGCTGCTTTGACAACGTCAGCAGCAGTGAGATCGCAGTCTTCTCGTAGGACCAAACCCTGCAGCAAGCCCCACCCTCGGGCGTCCTGGAGTTGTTGAGGAAAGCGTTGAATGAGCTGGTGGAGTCCTGCACTTAATTGCTCGCCCCGTTCTGACACGTTGCGCAGCAGCTGCCTCCGTTCCAATTCGCGGGCGACGGTGAGGCCAGCGCGACAAGCAAAGGGGTTGCCTCCAAACGTGCTGGCGTGATCTCCAGGTGCAAACAGGTCGGCGTGTTGGCTGGTCAGCAGGGCCCCGATCGCATGGCCACCTCCGAGCCCCTTCGCCAAGGTGATCACATCGGGTTGGACATTCAGTTGCTCGTAGCCCCAGAGCCGGCCGCTACGACCCATTCCCACTTGAACTTCGTCAAAGATCAACAGGATGTTGCGTTCATCGCAGTGGCGACGGATCGCACGGAAGACATCGGGATCGCCAGGATTCACACCGCCCTCGCCTTGGAGCGGTTCGATCAGCACAGCGCAAACCCTGGGGCCATGGGCCTCCAGGCGGTTTAAAAGCTGTTCAAAGCTCTGGATGTCGTTGTAGGTGAAGGTCTCAAATCCCTCCACCATCGGCTCAAACCCCACGTGGTAGCGAGGTTGTCCAGTGGCGCTTACCGCTGCCAATGTGCGGCCATGGAAGCTTGCTGCCGCCGTCAGGATGATGGGGCGCTCGATCCCCCGCCGTTGATGGCCATGTTTGCGGGCCAATTTGATGGCGGCTTCATTGGCTTCCGCCCCGGAATTGCAGAAGAACACACTGTCGGCGCAACTGTTGTTCACTAGCCAGCGGGCTAGCTCTTCCTGCTCAGGAATCTGATAAAGATTGGAGACGTGCTGCAGGCGGCTGAGCTGATCCTTCAACGCCCGGCGCATGGCGCGGTTGCTATGGCCGAGGGTGCAGGTGGCAATTCCAGCGACGGCATCGAGGTAGCGATCGCCTTTGTGATCACGCACCCAACAGCCATTCCCACGCACCAGGGTGAGCGGGTAGCGGTTGTAGGTCCCCATCACGGCAGTGGAAGGCTGCTCAGTGATGCCAGTGGTTTGGGGGGGAGTTTTTACCATTTCGCCCGACTGTTGACCCGTGGCCTTCGCGCTTCTATTGAAGCTGACCGCTTCACTCATACAGGTGGTCGGACTTGAACCGACAAGGGTTGCCCCGCCGCATTTTGAGTGCGGTGCGTCTACCAATTCCGCCACACCTGCTATTTCGCGTCTCTTGACGCTCAAAGTCCTTCAAAGGATTGAGGACTCACTCAATACCCTACACGTTTTGCCCCTAGGCCCTATGAGCGCCTGGTCAATTTGGCTCCAGCCCTGCCCAGCTTTGCTTCAATATCGGCATACCCACGGTCGAGGTGCTCGAGTCCGCTCACTTGAGACGTCCCCTTCGCCACGAGCGCTGCCAACACCATGGCAGCTGAAGCTCTGAGATCGGTTCCACTCACTGGAGCGCCGCTGAGAGTTGAGACCCCTTCCACAACGGCGGTGTTGCTTTGAACCCTGATGGAGGCACCCATGCGCTGCAGCTCTGCGACGTGCTGCATCCGGTTCTCGTAGATCTTCTCCGTAATCACACTGGTTCCCTGTGCTGTGGCCAGTAAGGCCATGAACGGTGCTTGTAGATCGGTGGGAAAACCAGGGAACGGTTGGGTAGTGATGTCGATGCCCCGGATGTCTCCGGGTGTGATCGTGATCCCTTCGTCATCGATGTCGAGTTTGCAGCCGCAGTCGCGCAGCTTTTGCAGAACGGCACTGAGATGGTCGGGAATGACAGGAGCCACTCTCAGTTTTGAGCGGGTGATGGCAGCAGCGAGCAGGAAGGTTCCGGCCTCAATGCGGTCGGGAATCACCGTGTAGTCGCAACCGTGGAGTTGATCCACACCTTCCACGGTGATGGTGGGTCCGCCGGCTCCGCTGATCTTGGCGCCCATGGCAATCAGCAAGTTGGCGAGATCCTGAACCTCTGGTTCTTGAGCCGCATTCGAAATCACGCTCGTGCCTTTCGCCAAGGCTGCAGCCATCAAAATGGTTTCTGTCGCGCCCACGCTGGGGCAATCCAAAACGATCTCTGCCCCTTTGAGACGTTGTTCAACACCTGGGATCGAGGCGGCAATGATGCCGTGCTCCACGTTCACCACGGCTCCCAGCGCTTTCAACCCACGGATATGTTCCACAACAGGACGTGCACCAATGCGGCAACCCCCTGGTAGGGGCACCCTGGCCTGTCCCATGCGAGCGAGAAGCGGGCCGATCGCAAAAAAGCTGGCGCGCAGGCCGTTCACCAATTCGTAGGGAGGCTCTGCTCCTGTCATTTGATGGGCATGAAGATGAACCACCTCTCCTTTGCGTTGAACGTTTACGCCCAGACAAGAGAGGATGTCTGCCATTCCGCCGATATCGGTGAGCGGGGGAACGTTGCGGAGGGTGAGGGGCTCTACGGTGAGGAGTGAAGCTGTCATCAGCACGAGAGCTGAATTTTTCGCACCGCTGACGCGCAGCTCTCCACACAATTTTTCTCCACCATCGATCACGAGGTGCGGCTTGAGAATGCCTTGAGACGCAAGAGCCGCTGCCTTCATGCCCGTGGTTACTAAATTCACGACCATCTTGACCATCAAGGATGAGACCGTCTAGACGGCCGGCCCTCAAACTGGTTCTTTAGAGCCCCGATCGTGACTGTGACTCCAAAGCTAATGTCGTATGGTCTTCAGGTCACGTTTGTGACTCCAGCGGTTGTGGCGGAATTGGTAGACGCGCATGTTTCAGGTACATGTGTCTTCGGACGTGGGAGTTCAAGTCTCCCTAACCGCATTAGCTTGACTGGGTCAGGACTCCCAACTCTTTCATGATTGTGCTCAAGATCGCCAACTCATCGGAGGTAGTGGCTTCCAAAGTTGGGAAGTTCATCGAATTTTTGACTCCGGATTCCGTGGATCAATCCACGGTGGAAGACCAAGTCATTAAGAAGTTGGTTGAGAATTTGGCGGCTGAAGGGATTAAGGGGGAGATCGCTGCGGTTCAAGGCATTGACCTCAACGGCAATGACCTGAATCTTCGCGATGGAATGAAGGTGCGTAAGCACACCAGCTTCTGATTCCGTGTCTTTTGACGATCAGTCAGAGGAGCTGATCACCAGTCGCCGCAATCCTTTGGTGCGACGACTTCGTTCGTTGTCCTCCCGTTCAGGGAGAGCTGAACATGGTGTTGTCTTGCTGGAGGGAACGCATCAAATACAAGAACTTCGGACCCATCTTTGGCCGGATTCTGTTGTCCTTGATGTTGTGGCCACTCCCGCTTGGTTGAACACCCATGCTGGCTTGATTCGCGCTTTGCCGGGATCTGTGCGAGTGCAGCGGATCAGTGATGAAGCCTTGCAAGCGGGATTAACCACGGTTCAGCCCGATGGTGTGGCCTGTTTGCTGCCATTGTCTTGCTTGCCTTCAGCCGTAGCCGCTCCCGAGTTTGTGCTGGCGCTGGATCGCATTCAGGATCCAGGCAACCTCGGAACCCTGCTGCGCACCGCACGGGCCGCCGACATCCAGCAGGTTTGGTGTGCCTCCGGTGCTGATCCCTTGGCCCCAAAGGTGGTGCGATCCTCAGCTGGTGCGATTTTGAGCTTGCCGGTCGAGCGCTTTGGCCCTGATCCGACGGAAGGCGTCGTTCAACTCGCGGAACGATTGAGGCAAGTGCGCGATGCTGGACTTCAAATCGTGGCCACTTTGGTGCCAGATGCCGCGGCAGAACGACGCGTTCAGCCCTATTGGGAGCTGGACTGGACGCTGCCCACGGTGCTCCTGCTCGGCAACGAAGGAGCCGGTCTGGACCCGTTGTTACAGGACTGCTGCTCCGCTGGTGTGACCCTGCCCCACAGCGCAGCTGTGGAATCTCTCAATGTGGCGGCTGCTGCGGTCCCTCTGCTTTTGGAGAGGCGACGGGCGAGAATGACGCCTTCAACGCAGAAGATCGGGTGAGCGACGCCAGTTTCGACTTCGATGTGATTGTCATTGGCGCCGGATATGGCGGCTTTGATGCAGCCAAACATGCAGCCGATCATGGCCTCAAGGTGGCCGTCCTTGAATCCCGCGACATGGGAGGCACCTGCGTGAACCGTGGCTGTGTCCCCTCAAAAGCCCTGTTGGCAGCGAGTGGTCGCGTGCGCGAGCTGGCGGATGCTGAGCATCTCGCAGGGTTTGGCATCCATGCGGCTCCCGTGCGTTTTGAGCGCAAGAAGATTGCTGATCACGCCAATCAATTGGTGGCCACGATTCGGGCCAATCTCACCAAAACCTTGGAGAGGGCAGGGGTCACCATCCTTCGTGGTCAAGGTCGGCTTGAGGGACCTCAACGCGTTGGGGTGCGTGAGCTCAGCGGGGTGGACCGGGTCTTAACGGCACGGGATGTGATCTTGGCTACGGGCTCGGATCCGTTTGTCCCCCCGGGCATCGAAACGGATGGGCGCA
This portion of the Synechococcus sp. ROS8604 genome encodes:
- the murA gene encoding UDP-N-acetylglucosamine 1-carboxyvinyltransferase, whose product is MKAAALASQGILKPHLVIDGGEKLCGELRVSGAKNSALVLMTASLLTVEPLTLRNVPPLTDIGGMADILSCLGVNVQRKGEVVHLHAHQMTGAEPPYELVNGLRASFFAIGPLLARMGQARVPLPGGCRIGARPVVEHIRGLKALGAVVNVEHGIIAASIPGVEQRLKGAEIVLDCPSVGATETILMAAALAKGTSVISNAAQEPEVQDLANLLIAMGAKISGAGGPTITVEGVDQLHGCDYTVIPDRIEAGTFLLAAAITRSKLRVAPVIPDHLSAVLQKLRDCGCKLDIDDEGITITPGDIRGIDITTQPFPGFPTDLQAPFMALLATAQGTSVITEKIYENRMQHVAELQRMGASIRVQSNTAVVEGVSTLSGAPVSGTDLRASAAMVLAALVAKGTSQVSGLEHLDRGYADIEAKLGRAGAKLTRRS
- a CDS encoding RNA methyltransferase; protein product: MSFDDQSEELITSRRNPLVRRLRSLSSRSGRAEHGVVLLEGTHQIQELRTHLWPDSVVLDVVATPAWLNTHAGLIRALPGSVRVQRISDEALQAGLTTVQPDGVACLLPLSCLPSAVAAPEFVLALDRIQDPGNLGTLLRTARAADIQQVWCASGADPLAPKVVRSSAGAILSLPVERFGPDPTEGVVQLAERLRQVRDAGLQIVATLVPDAAAERRVQPYWELDWTLPTVLLLGNEGAGLDPLLQDCCSAGVTLPHSAAVESLNVAAAAVPLLLERRRARMTPSTQKIG